AAATCTGTCACATTACCCCCATGGCAAGAGCCTCCTAGAGGCTACAGTCACGAGCATAGTTCTGCAACATTTACAAAACCCCTGAGAGATTCCTACAACCAGACACCGCTCTCGCCCGATCGTCCGCAATCGGGTGGGCAGCTATATCTTCAGCGCATGGCAGCCTTGAAAGCAGGCAAGCTATACACTCGGTTGCCTAACAACAGCTTTCGCGAGGTATGGCAAGGAGTAACTTGGCAGCCTACCTATCAAGACTGGGTACGGTTGCTAGCACTGGAGGCGGGTGCCACCGCAAGGGGACAGGGAGATAACCGTTTAGCAGTGTTACTAGGGGATTCACTGAGTTTATGGTTACCCAGTGATAGGTTGCCAAGTGGCCAGCTCTGGTTAAATCAGAGTATTTCTGGAGATACAACGGGCAATGTGTTAAAACGGTTGCCACTGCTAGCAAACACTCGCCCTGCTATTATCTATGTCATGGTGGGGATCAATGATCTGAGAAGGGGCATCGACGATCGTACAATTGCCATTAACCTATATCAAATTGCGAGGCAACTTCGGCAACAGCACCCACAGGCACATATTGTGATGCAATCTATCTTACCTACTCGGTATGATGCCATCCCTGCTCCTCGTGTTGAGCGACTCAATCGCGCCCTAGCTGCAATCGCACTGCACACTAATACTACCTACATGGATTTAGCAGCCGACTTCAGTGACGATCGCGGCAATTTACGGCGAGACCTCACAACCGATGGGCTGCACCTTAGTTCCCGTGGTTATGAGGTCTGGCAATCTGCACTCAACAGATTCTAGAGATTAGTTCTAGCTAACAGAGCTTAATATCCCACTAAAGCACCTAGGCTTTCCATTTCTGAGCCATAAGTTCTGCC
This genomic stretch from Cyanobacteriota bacterium harbors:
- a CDS encoding GDSL-type esterase/lipase family protein, which gives rise to MTGLPLFAIGLLPSDPSLVPYPTTSPPTSYPTQSSRVTIPEPLQLANNPASYPHISSPEPIAVPISQKSVTLPPWQEPPRGYSHEHSSATFTKPLRDSYNQTPLSPDRPQSGGQLYLQRMAALKAGKLYTRLPNNSFREVWQGVTWQPTYQDWVRLLALEAGATARGQGDNRLAVLLGDSLSLWLPSDRLPSGQLWLNQSISGDTTGNVLKRLPLLANTRPAIIYVMVGINDLRRGIDDRTIAINLYQIARQLRQQHPQAHIVMQSILPTRYDAIPAPRVERLNRALAAIALHTNTTYMDLAADFSDDRGNLRRDLTTDGLHLSSRGYEVWQSALNRF